taacaaacaaaaattagCATTAAGGAATATATTGTCTTACACATCATGGATTAGCAATCGACCGCTAACTGTTCCTCGTTTAATAGGATAGTCTTCTGATTTTATGAAACTGTACGGCCAACTTTTGGTTTCTTCTAACATCTAATAACAGTACTAATTGGGTCAGTAaactaatttaataataaataaataaataaataataaattcaataagaaaaaaaattgttactttTTTCTTGGCTTCTTCCCAGAGGGCTTTATGGTCGGTGCCTGTATCTGAGTTGAGATATGCAAAAACTGGGCCAAAAACCATTCTCCAAGCCTCACCATTTCGCAGCCTAATCCCCCAGTTCTCCCCAGCATAATGAGCGCTAAGAAACATCTGAAATATTAATCATAAACATAAGATTTTAGCATGGAAAATGCGTATTTGCGATTATATAACAAGGACTAATTTATCTACATACCGATAAGGCAAAAGGACCGCAATGACAAGTGAGATCTTGCTTTATAGGTCCACCCAAACGGAATTCATTACTTGCCGTGATCACCCAGAACCCTACGTGTGGTTTAGGGGAAATCCATCCATATACACCCATATCTTGACTTTCTAATGCGAAAGTATATTTATCGTCCACCTTAATTAATGTTGTAAGACATAATTTAATAAAGTGATGATTTAATCAATAGCAatatttactttaattaattaagtacacTATATATGCTATGTTACCTTCCCTTTGAGCTTAGGATTTTCAGTTTCTTTTAGTAAAACAGCTTCTTTGTAGTCAAGTATTTGACCGGCCTCTCGCTCTGCATAACTTGGCATTTCTCCTTGAATTTCATCGGATACAGCCAAATATTTGaacctagtacaaacaaagttagGAAAGACAATACTTTCCAATGCATAGCATAATAATTCtgcatttaaatttcaaatttaaaataaagtttttgATTAGTTCTTACGAGGTCGTGCTTAGCTTGAATACAATCCTTGTTTGATCAATATCAACGTCGGGGGCTCCTTTCGGGTGATCGTATATTGCGTATGTATAGAAACCAGAAACTCCCGGTAGCATAATAAACCTGCGTGTATGCATGTCTATAtgatctgttcataactactttctcaacctattgaagcacaaagagtagTCAATATCGTTACACCAAAATTAGGATATAATCACCGTACCTTTTGTCAAAGTTGATGGGAATATCAGCTTCATCACCGGTCTTGAATACTTTCGTGAAGGAAACCTCAGCTTGATTTTCAGCTTGCGATATCACCGTGAAATTTGTTGCTAGAATCCTTCAGGATATATAATTAAGGTTACAATAACTTATATGTTATATTGTAAGGTGGTTCTAGACATTTAATTAAGTTGATGATTGAACTCACTTAAAAGATGAACTGGCTTTCACGTTCGGTCTGTTCCAATCGATGTCCCAATATCTATGCATTCAACAAAATAAAGGTTTTCGAAAATCTTAAAACTGGATGTTCATTTTAGAAAAAAGAGATGTTCATTTCTAGTagagtgttatatatatatatatatggttaattGTTTTCTTACCCCCTGTCTGTTATTTTATTAGTAGTTGACAATAAATTTTCAATTCCTTGGTATTTAATCCCTATAATAGAACCGGTTGATTTGCTAAAGTTGACACTGACTATGCCATTGTCCATCCccacctgaaaaattaatcaatgaatataatcaatataaatataatattccctaaataaaatataagaatttgacttattaattttattaaagaaaTGTGAGCATGAGATTTACATATTCTTCCGTGACTTCCACTTTCACAGGCTTACACGCCCTGCATTCATAGGTGATAAATCATATGgttaatttgtgaatatataaaaat
This portion of the Ipomoea triloba cultivar NCNSP0323 chromosome 5, ASM357664v1 genome encodes:
- the LOC116021284 gene encoding uncharacterized protein LOC116021284, which encodes MVSVKQSRIVAGWFVIAFHLLLLLDYSSAAAPQGPPATPKGPSTAPQGPSVAPKGPSAAPQGPAGAPQGPSGAPGACKPVKVEVTEEYVGMDNGIVSVNFSKSTGSIIGIKYQGIENLLSTTNKITDRGYWDIDWNRPNVKASSSFKILATNFTVISQAENQAEVSFTKVFKTGDEADIPINFDKRFIMLPGVSGFYTYAIYDHPKGAPDVDIDQTRIVFKLSTTSFKYLAVSDEIQGEMPSYAEREAGQILDYKEAVLLKETENPKLKGKVDDKYTFALESQDMGVYGWISPKPHVGFWVITASNEFRLGGPIKQDLTCHCGPFALSMFLSAHYAGENWGIRLRNGEAWRMVFGPVFAYLNSDTGTDHKALWEEAKKKMLEETKSWPYSFIKSEDYPIKRGTVSGRLLIHDVAVSKTDTPAKSAHVGLAAPGAPGSWQFDAKSYQFWTRTDDTGNFKIGAIRPGTYSLYAWAPGHLGDFIHKANLTIKPGDDIKVGDLVFTPPRNGTTLWEIGTPDRRAAEFFIPDPVPELQNSLLSNGSEKWRQYGLWNRYTDLYPKTDLVYNVGKSDPAKNWFYAHVNR